DNA sequence from the Bacteroidales bacterium genome:
TACGGGGAAAAGTGTCATCGGGGTCGATCCCAGTAATGGAAACATCGAATGGACATTTGACGATTGGGGACAAAGCGCAACAGCCCAGGGTTGGGAGAAAATTTCGCCCAACACACCATTATACAAAGGCGGCCGTATTTTCGTATGTAATGGTTACGATATGAGTTCTTTCATGTTGCAACTGAACGATAATGCCACTGCAGTCACTCTGTTGTGGCGCAACGAGGATCTTGACACCCATATCGGAGGCTTTGTTTTACTGGATGGGATCATATACGGTTCGAACTGGATCAATAACGGACAGGGGAATTGGACAGCTGTAGACTGGAACAGCGGAGCAACCAAATACAATACTGCCTGGAGCGGCGGAAAAAGTAAAGGATCTGTTATTACTGCAAACAATATGCTGTATTGTTATGATGAGCGTCGCGGAACGGTAGGATTGGTCAATCCCGATCCCGAAAAGTTCGACGTGGTTAGTGAATTCCGTATCACCAAGGGTGAAGGTCCACACTGGGCGCATCCAGTAATTAATGATGGTATTCTTTATGTCCGTCACGGGAGTGCATTGATGGCGTATAAAATTAAATAAGTTCAAAATTCCGAATTTAAGATTCAAAATTTTAAATTCGGAATTCCCAAGGGCTCACCGAAGATAATCTTGAATCTTGAACTTTGAACTAAATATATATATGAAATTCAGCTTTGTACTGGTAATTGTGGCTTTGTTAGCTATAGAAATCACCGCCCAGACTCCGCACGGATGGAGAGGGCCGACGCGTAACGGTGTTTATCCCGAAACCGGGTTACTGAAAACCTGGCCTTCGGACGGGCCGGAACAACTATGGGAAACCCTGGATATCGGCAAAGGTTATTCCAGTCCTGTGATCGTTGACGGTCGCTTGTATATCACCGGGATGAATGAAGATGGAAACAAAGAGGTGTTTTCGGCTTACACACTGGACGGAAAAAAGGTTTATACAGTGGAATACGGCAAACCGTGGGAAAAATCTTATCCTGAAACCCGTACCACTCCGGCGATAGATGGAGATAAGGCTTATGTCATCAGCGGTTCCGGAGAAATTGTCTGCCTGAACATTGACAATGGCGATATTGTCTGGAAAGTAGACGGAGGAGCGGTATTTGAACGAAAAACCGGTAACTGGGGTACGTCCGAATGTCCGTTGGTATTTGATAATAAGGTGATTTACACTCCGTCCGGCGACCAGACCACTATGGTTGCACTAAATGCCCAAACGGGTGAAGTAGTATGGAAAACCCGTTCACTGGGGAATACGGGGGCTTATGTTTCACCTCTTCTTGTTACTTATAATGGTAAAAAACAAATTATAGGGTCCACAGCGGAAAATCTTCTGGGGGTTGACCCCGAAACAGGAATTATAGAATGGACTTTCGGCGATTGGGGAAGTGCTGCCATGAGGCCGGGTTGGATAAATATAGCTCCTAACACGCCTCTTTTTAAGGATGGTAAAGTTTTCTTCTGCCACGGTTATGATATAGGCGGTTATATGCTGCAGTTGAACAGTGATATGACCAATGCTACATTATCATGGAAAACGGACGCCCTGGATACACATCATGGCGGTTATGTATTGGTCGACGGTATTATCTACGGTTCCAACTGGATCAACAATAACTCGGGAAACTGGGTGGCCGTGGACTGGAATACCGGGGAAACGAAATCCGAGAACGAATGGGGTAGTGGAAAGGGCAAAGGCTCGATCATTGCGGCAGACAATATGCTGTATTGCTATGACGAACGTCGCGGAACGGTAGGATTGGTCAATCCGGATCCCGAAAAATTCGACGTCGTCAGCGAATTTCGCATCACCAAAGGCGAAGGTCCGCACTGGGCACACCCGGTGATCAATGACGGGGTACTGTACATGCGTCACGGTACAGCATTAATGGCGTATAAAATTAAATAAATTCAAAATTCAAGATTTCGAATTTAAAATTTTGAACCCCAAAGGGCTCAACGAAGTAAACCTTGAATTCGGAATTTTGATTTTTAATGATGAAAATTCTTCTTATCATATCATTCATAAGCCTGTTGACCGCTCACATAATGGCGCAACCTGCAACCGGTTGGAGAGGGCCTGATCGTGATGGTGTTTATCCTGAAACTGGCTTGCTAAGTTTCTGGTACCCTGACGGTCCCACTCGTTTATGGTCGATTGCGAATGCTGGCAAAGGATATTCAAGTCCTGTGGCTTCGCAGGGAAAGGTATTTGTTACGGGAATGGACGAGGATGAAAAGAATGAGATACTGACCGCATACACACTTGAGGGAGAAATGATCTATCAGGTTAAATACGGCGCTGCATGGAACAAATCGTATCCCGACACCCGTACCACCCCCACAATAGCCGGTGATAAATTATATGTCATCAGCGGCAGGGGAGAAGTTGTCTGTTTAAATGCCGGTGATGGCAGGATCATCTGGTCGGTCGACGGGGAAAGTATGTTCGGCGTAACCACCAATGTATGGGGCGTATCCGAGTCACCTTTGGTTTTCGACAATAAAGTGATCTTTACGCCGGGAGGATACAAAA
Encoded proteins:
- a CDS encoding PQQ-binding-like beta-propeller repeat protein, whose translation is MKFSFVLVIVALLAIEITAQTPHGWRGPTRNGVYPETGLLKTWPSDGPEQLWETLDIGKGYSSPVIVDGRLYITGMNEDGNKEVFSAYTLDGKKVYTVEYGKPWEKSYPETRTTPAIDGDKAYVISGSGEIVCLNIDNGDIVWKVDGGAVFERKTGNWGTSECPLVFDNKVIYTPSGDQTTMVALNAQTGEVVWKTRSLGNTGAYVSPLLVTYNGKKQIIGSTAENLLGVDPETGIIEWTFGDWGSAAMRPGWINIAPNTPLFKDGKVFFCHGYDIGGYMLQLNSDMTNATLSWKTDALDTHHGGYVLVDGIIYGSNWINNNSGNWVAVDWNTGETKSENEWGSGKGKGSIIAADNMLYCYDERRGTVGLVNPDPEKFDVVSEFRITKGEGPHWAHPVINDGVLYMRHGTALMAYKIK